The sequence ACTTGTCGGAAAGCTCAGAAGTGGTTAGATGAGCATCAACTAGATTATAAAGTTATACATATTGTTGAAAAGCCACCCACAAAGAATGAAATACAAAACCTTATAGCTCAAAGTGATCAGCCTATAAAAAAGTTTTTTAATACTAGTGGGATGAAATACCGTGAGCTAGGCCTAAAGGATAAACTGAAGACGGCCTCTGAAGAGGAAATGTTGGAGTGGCTAGCTTCGGATGGGATGATTTTGAAACGTCCGATTGTGACAGATGGGAATAAAGTAACAGTAGGTTTTCAAGAGGATAAATTTGCTAGTACTTGGCTATAATGAGTATGAGTTTCTTTGTATTAGTCATCGCAACAAATCTGTGAGCAGAATATTTTGGTTTTAATGATATTCCCTATAAAGTAGGAAAATGAAGATTACATAATGGAGGGGTAAAAGATGAGTTTACCAAAAGAATTACGTTATTCAAAAGAGCATGAATGGGTGAAAGAAGAAGGTGGACAAGTACGCATTGGGATCACAGACTTTGCACAATCTGAACTTGGTGATATCGTATTTGTTGAACTTCCAGAAGTAGGGGACGAAATTGAAGTTGATCAGCCCTTTGGAAGTGTCGAATCTGTAAAGACCGTTTCTGAGCTTTATGCTCCTGTAAGTGGAAAAGTAGTGGCTATTAACGAAGAATTAGAAGATAGCCCTGAATTTGTAAATGAATCCCCATATGAAAAGGCGTGGATGATCCTAGTTGAGCTAAGTGATTCTTCCCAACTTGATGATCTTTTATCAGCAGAAGATTATGAAAAGGTCATCACTAAGGAGTAAATTTTTCCACTTAGATCCCCTCATTTTCTGGGTAAAATAGAAATGGGGTGATTTTCATGAGAACCAATCCAAATGGTAAGTGGATGAATAAAAAACAACGTGACGTTGTTAAAGCTCCCCGAAAAGAAAGAAATAATTATCAAACGCCTAAAGCAAGACAGTATGTGGATTGCGATCAAGGCTGGTGTTAAAAGGATAAAAGTAGCAGTGTTTTACACTGCTACTTTTGTGCATTATTTTTTTTAAAAGAAAGGATTCCTATGATGGAAGCAGATCAAAGGATCATTATTGTGGAAGGAAAAACCGACCTCAAACAAGTAAAGAAAATCCTCGAAGAGGATATAGATGTTATTTGTACTTATGGAACATTGGGAGTTGAACGGCTTGAGGAGATGATAGAAGAGTATCAGTTGGACGAATTGGATGTATATATCTTAGTAGATGAGGATGAATCAGGACAAAAACTTCGAAAACAATTGTCAAGAGAGCTTCCACATGCACAACATATTTTCATTGATAAATCCTTTCGTGAAGTAGCTACAACACCTCTAAATCATTTGGCTGTGGCTCTACTAAGTAAAAATTTAAAAGTGAAAACCGAATGGTTAAAATAGGAGGATTCCTATGATTGAAATTTCAGAAGAACAAGCCCTTGAAAGAATGACTAACTATCCTGATGAGTTGACATTGTTATTTTTTGTAAGTCCTTTTTGTTATACATGTAGGGTAGAGGAACGTAAGCTTGAAGTATTAGAAAAAATGATTGCTCCCATGAAAATCATTAAAATAAATGGCATGGTTAGCCCAAATCTAATTGAAAAATTTAAAATTACAAAAGTACCCTCTTTATTACTAGTTAAAGATAATGAATTAAAATCAAGCATTTACACCTTTTATTCCATACCAGAAATTTTCGAGAAAATTAACCGTTTACAAAGTGACTAAATCAGTATTTCTCTAAAAAATGAAAATTGACGGCTAAAAAAGCTTTTAAAAAATCTGTTGACAATCATTTTTTTCGCGTGCTATGATGCAGGAGTATTAAAATTCAAATATTCAATTTAATAACTTTCTCTTATCCAGAGAGGTGGAGGGACTGGCCCTATGAAGCCCGGCAACCGTCAAGCATCTGCTTGAAATGGTGCCAATTCCTGCGAAGTCGAATGACTTTGGCAGATGAGAGAACGACTGAGCGTATTTTCAGCGCCTTTCTGTTCTCTTGTGCAGAAAGGCGCTTTTGTTTTGTCCTCATCCCTACTCAAGGATATTTTGGAGAAAAAGGTTAAAAGTAATTGAAAGGAGGGACCCTTTACATGATAACGATTCAATCGCTTTCTAAAACATATAAAGGGCAGGTCCGTGCTGTAAATGATCTAAACCTTGAAATTAAACAAGGAGAAATCTTTGGCGTGATTGGTTATAGTGGGGCCGGGAAAAGTACCTTTATTCGTTTGCTTAATCGTCTGGAAGAGCCTACCCATGGGTCTGTAAAAATAGGCGGGAAAGATATCACCAAAATGAAACGTAAGGAATTACGTTTAGCCAGACAAGATATAGGAATGATTTTCCAACATTTCAACTTGCTTTGGTCTAGAACAGTACGTCAAAATATTTCCTTCCCACTAGAAATTGCAGGCATCCCTCCCTTTGAAAGAAAGGCACGTGTCGATGAACTCATTGATTTAGTCGGTCTAAAGGGGAGAGAAAATGCATACCCAAGTCAGCTAAGTGGAGGACAAAAACAGAGAGTCGGGATTGCAAGAGCTTTGGCTAACGAACCAAAGGTTTTATTATGTGATGAAGCAACATCTGCTCTTGATCCGGAAACGACAGATTCCATTTTAGACCTTTTGGTAAGTATAAATCAGAAATTGGGTTTAACAATTATTCTAATTACTCATGAAATGCATGTGATTCGAAAGATTTGTCATCGGGTAGCTGTCATGGAGGAAGGGAATATTGTGGAGCAAGGAGATGTTATGAATATTTTCCTTCACCCTCAAAAACCTGTGACTAGGAAGTTTGTCTCTCAGGTGATGGGGGATCCAGATGAACAGGATATTATAGATTCTTTAGTTGAGCACTACGATTATGGAAAAATTGTAAGGCTCCACTTTGTTGGGTCTAAGGCTAATCAAGCTCTGATAAGTGAATTAATAAAAACTTACGATATTACCATCAATATATTGCAAGGGAAAATCACGCAAACACGTGAAGGAGCTTATGGTACCTTGTTTGTTCATATTGAAGGAGAAGAAACAGAGATAGAAAAAGCTATCCGTCATATAGAAAAGACCTCAGTGGAAGTTGAGGTGAAGACCAATGCTTAGTGAACTATTTCCAAATGTAGATTCAGAAGATTTATATGAAGCGACCATTGACACGTTATATATGACTGGTATTTCTGTAGTAGGTACCTTTATTCTTGGGATTTTATTAGGATTATTATTGTTTTTGACGGCTAAAGGTGGACTTACGAATAGGGTTTTAAATTTAATAACGGCAGTCGTGGTAAATGTCTTTCGTGCCATCCCTTTTATTATTTTGATATTGCTCTTATTCCCTTTTACGGATTGGTTAATGGGAACGATTCGCGGACCAAAGGCAGCACTTCCAGCACTTATTGTTGGGGCAGCACCCTTTTATGGGAGAATGGTCGAGATTGCTTTAAAAGAAGTGGATAAAGGAGTCATTGAGGCTGCCGAAGCCATGGGTGCGAAAATTTCAACCGTCATTTTTAAGGTGCTATTACCCGAGTCAATGCCAGCTCTCATCTCAGGAATTACAGTAACAGCAATTTCTTTAATAGGGTATACAGCAGTTGCTGGAGTTATTGGAGCAGGTGGGTTAGGAGACTTAGCCTACATGAAAGGCTTCCAACGACGTGATTTTGATGTTGTTGTAGCATGTACGATATTAATCGTATTTATTGTATTTGTTTTTCAGTTTATTGGAGATTTCATTTCTAATAAATTAGATAAAAGATAATTAATCAAAAAGGGGAGTTACAACATGAAAAAAGTATGGTTAACAGTAATTAGTGCATTATTTATCCTGGCATTAGCTGCTTGTGGAACAAGTGATGAAAACAGTGCAGACACAGAAAATAATGCAGCAGCAAATCAAGCATCCGAAGAAAATAATACAGCCACAAATGAAGGAACAGAGCAAGAAGAACAAGATTTAGTTACTCTTAAAGTTGGTGCAACTAGCGTTCCTCATGCAGAAGTGTTAGAACAAGCACAGCCATTACTAGAAGAGCAAGGTGTTCAGCTTGAGATTGAAGTATACCAAGATTACCTTCTTCCAAATGAGGATTTAAGCAATGGAGGTCTTGATGCAAACTATTTCCAACATATCCCGTACCTAGAACAACAAATTGCGGATTTCGGTTATGATTTTGTGAATGCTGGTGGAATTCACATTGAACCAATGGGTATTTATTCTAAAAATATTAAAAGCGTAGATGATATTAAAGAGGGAACAGTTGTCATTATGAGCCGTTCCATCGCGGACCATGGCCGTATTCTTTCTTTACTTGAAAGAGAAGGAATCCTTAAGCTTTCAGATGATGTAAATAAAGTAGAAGCAACTGAAGATGACATTGTTGAAAACCCATTAAACCTTGAGTTTGATGCAAGTATTGATGCAGGCTTCCTTCCTGAATATTATGAGAGAGAAGAAGATGCTCTAGTTGCGATCAATACTAACTATGCAATTGAAGCGGGATTAATTCCTACGGAAGATGCACTTATTCTCGAAGGTTCAGAATCACCTTACGTAAATGTGATTGCTGTTCGCAGTGAAGATAAAGAATCAGAAGCTATTCAAAAGCTTGTAGATGTTTTACGTTCTGAAGAAATTCAAAACTTTATTAATGAAAAGTATGAAGGTGCAGTTGTACCTGTAAGCGAATAATATGGAAGATTCCTCCCTTGGATAGAATACTATGGTTAAGGTCAAACTACCTATATCCATTATTCAATGGGAGGATTTTTTGAAGGAAAGAGTGCTGTAAATTCAACCGAATTAGCTTTACCATATTATAAGGAAGAGAATGGATTTTTTCAGAAATATGCCGGATGTAGCTAGTCATACGAAAGATGGCTTTAAGAGGGAAGATTTCTCAAAAGCATAAGTAATTAATGGGGTTAGCTATTGGGATAGCTTCACAAAAGGAGTATTGTATTATTTCTCGCACGAATGGAAGTAATACCCAGCCCAAATCTTAAGTAAAACAGGAAGAGTAGGTAGGGGTTTTACTCCCATGAAAATAAAACATTAAATTAAATTTTCATCCTTATTGGTGAAGTTTGCTTCATGGTTGGCGACCGAATGGTTCAAGAACCTTTAGGTATATCCTTGGGCGCTAACCATCAGTGGAGACCCTGCTGATTGAAGTTTCACTTTATCCTTATCATTAAATAGCAAAAATGTAGGATATCGAAGAATGAGGCAGAAAATCTTACAATATTGCTAAAAAGCATACACAGCTTAAGGCACAGCTTTGCAAATGCTATTCCTTGGGGATATTTTTCTTCAAATCAGTTTTGATGAAAGAATTGATCGTTGCTATACTTGATCATGTAAAAACTCTTGAAGGGAAGGATTTATTATTCAAAACCAATTGGATTTGAATTACACCAATGACATGGAGAAGGCAATGCATCAATCCCACGGAATTGGCTATGAGGAGTACAGTCGAAAGCTTGATCAACGAATAAAAATCGAAAAGCGTAGAGAAATGGAATATCAAAAAAGCTTAAGTTATGCAGCAGATTTTGAGCGTCAGGCTCACCGATAAAAAGTAGAAGGAAAAAGACAGACGGCCTCATTTATTGAGTTCGTCTGTCTTTTTTTTGCAGATAGGAAGAAATAAAAAACTTTTCCTATCTGCATAAGGGTCACTAAGACATTCGTTATAAAAATGGCTTAGTAAATGCTGGATTTTCTAATATTATCACGTTATTTATCTTAAATATTTTTTATAGTTATTTTTTATTCATAGTTATTTTAAATAAGGAGTAATATTGATATCAAAGGGCTTATAAGCTAAGGGTCTACAAAAGTTTGTATTTCTAGCTAAATTAGTTGATAATACAATATAGATGATATAAGATTGTAATGAGAATAGAATGAGAATAAAAAAATTCTATGAAACAAAATTATAGATAAAATGGAGGTATTATTATGGCGGGATCTACTCTTGAAATTAAGGATTTACATGTTTCCATTGAAGGAAAGGAAATTTTAAAAGGTGTTAACCTTACCATAAAAGGTGGAGAATTTCACGTAGTAATGGGTCCAAACGGTACCGGAAAATCCACTCTAGCTTCGGCTATTATGGGTCATCCGAAGTTTGAAGTTACTAAAGGATCGGTTTTGTTAGACGGAGAAGACGTTTTAGAAATGGAAGTAGATGAGCGTGCACGTGCTGGACTATTTCTTGCTATGCAATACCCAAGCGAAATTACTGGTGTGACAAACTCAGACTTTTTACGTTCTTCTATTAATGCACGTCGTGAAGAAGGTGAAGAAATCTCTCTTATGAAGTTCATAAAAGAAATGGACGATAATATGGATTACTTAGAGATGGATAAAAATATGGCACAAAGATACTTAAATGAAGGCTTTTCGGGTGGAGAGAAGAAACGTAATGAAATTCTACAATTAATGATGCTTAAGCCTGCGATTGGAATTCTTGACGAGATTGATTCAGGTCTTGATATTGACGCCTTAAAAGTTGTTTCTAAGGGAATTAACAAGTTACGTAATGAGGATTTTGGATGTTTAATCATTACTCACTACCAGCGTTTATTAAACTATATTACTCCAGACTATGTTCATGTAATGATGCAAGGGCGTGTAGTAAAATCCGGTGGACCTGAGCTTGCACAACATCTTGAAGAAGAAGGTTATGACTGGATCAAACAAGAATTAGGTATTGAAGACGAAACTGTTGGCCAAGAAGCGTAAGAGGGGGGATAGCATGAGCGTAGAAACCGTACTACCATACGAAAAATCCTATGTCGAATCCTTTTCAACCGGCCGCGGCGAACCACGGTGGATGACTTCACTACGTCAACAGGCAATTGAAAAGGCAGAACAATTGGCTTTGCCAAAGCCTGAAAAAACAAAAATTACAGATTGGAACTTCTCACGCTTCAAACACTACGTTGAGGGACAATCTGTTCAGTCTTTTGATGACCTTCCTGCTGAAATCCAGGGGTTGTTGTCAAAGGATGATTTCGCGAAAGCAAATTTATTTATTCAGCGTAACCATACAGCAGCTTATCTATCTCTATCTGATGACCTGAAGAACAAAGGTGTTATTTTTACAGATATGGCGACTGCACTTAAGGAGCATTCTGACCTTGTTCAACGCTATTATATGAAAGAAACTGTTTCCTATGATGAGCATCGTTTAACGGCTCTTCATGCCGCATTAATGAATGGCGGAGCTTTTGTTTATATTCCAAAAAATGTGGAAGTAGAAAAGCCGCTTCAATCAATTTTCTGGCAAGAAGACCCACAAGCTGCCTTATTTAATCACGTGATCATTGTAGCAGAAGAGGGAAGCTCAGTAACTTATGTAGAAAATTATATTTCCTTTAATAATGAGGAAGAAGCTTTTGCTAATATTGTGACTGAGGTTATTGCTCATGATCAAGCTAAGGTTTCCTACGGGGCCGTAGATAATTTTTCAAAAGGAACCACAACCTATGTTAACCGTCGTGGAAACGCACATCGTGATGCTAGAATTGAATGGTCACTTGGTTTAATGAATGACGGAAATACAGTTTCTGAAAACGTTACACATTTGCTTGGAGATAATTCTAGTGCAGATGCAAAGTCTGTATCTGTAGGGCGAGGAAATCAAAAGCAAAACTTCGTATCAAATATCATTCATTTTGGAAAACATTCCGATGGATATATTTTACAACATGGAGTTATGAAAGACTCAGCAAGTTCTATCTTTAATGGAATTGGAAAGATTGAACATGGAGCAACAAAGTCAAGTGCAGAGCAAGAATCCCGTGTTCTTATGTTAAGTAAAGATGCACGTGGGGACGCTAATCCAATTCTTCTTATTGATGAAGATGATGTATCGGCTGGACACGCAGCATCTGTAGGACGTGTAGATCCTGTTCAATTATATTATTTAATGAGTCGCGGTATTACAAAACAAGAAGCTGAACGCTTGGTTATCCATGGTTTCTTAGCACCTGTTGTTGATCAACTTCCTATTGAATCCGTAAAATCACAACTTAAAGAGGTTATTGAAAGGAAAGTGCGGTAAATGATGGACATTAAGGGAATAAAAGAGCAGTTTCCTATACTCAACCAAGAAGTTAATGGTCATCCTTTAGTATATTTGGATAGTGCTGCTACATCTCAAAAACCCCTTAAAGTCATAGAGGCTATTGAAACGTATTACAAAGAGTACAATTCAAATGTACACCGTGGAGTTCATACCTTAGGAACTAGAGCTACTGATGGTTATGAAAAATCTCGAGAAAAGGTTAGAGCCTTTATTGGGGCTAAGCATGTGGAAGAAATTATTTTTACTCGTGGTACCACAACTTCTATTAATACTGTTGCCTACAGTTACGCAAGGGCAAACCTTAAAGAAGGCGATGAGATTGTTATCACACCAATGGAACACCATAGTAATATTATTCCTTGGCAACAAGCAGCCAAAGCTACGGGTGCCACATTAAAATACATCCCATTGCAAGAGGATGGGACTATTACTTTAAAAGATGCTGAAGGAGTCATTACTTCAAACACCAAAATAGTGGCAATGATGCAAGTTTCCAATGTATTAGGAACGGTTAATCCCGTAAAAGAAATTGCTGAAATTGCCCATCGTAATGGTGCAGTACTATTAGTGGATGGAGCACAGAGTACTCCTCATATGCGTATTAATGTACAAGAGCTTGATTGTGATTTCTTTGCTTTTTCAGGACATAAAATGTGTGGTCCTACTGGGATTGGGGTACTATATGGTAAAAAAGCACTGTTAGAAAAAATGGAGCCAGTAGAATTTGGTGGAGAAATGATTGATTTCGTTGAACTTTATGACTCCACTTGGAAAGAACTCCCTTGGAAGTTTGAAGGGGGAACACCAATTATTGCTGGAGCTATAGGTTTGGGAGCAACAATTGATTTCCTAGAGGAAATTGGTCTAGACCATATTTTAGATCATGAAAAGAAATTAACAGCCTACGCCATGGCTGAACTTCAAACTATCCCAGACCTAACGATTTATGGTCCAAAGGAAAGAGCAGGTTTAGTGACTTTCAATTTAGCCGATGTTCATCCTCATGATGTGGCTACTGTATTAGATGCAGAAGGAATTGCTGTTCGAGCAGGACATCATTGTGCACAACCATTGATGAAATGGTTAAAGGTTTCCTCAACAGCTAGAGCAAGTTTTTATTTATACAACACAGAAGAGGATATTGATCGACTTGTTGAAGGATTAAAAAAGACGAAGGAGTATTTTAGCGATGTCTTTTAATAATTTAGATACCTTGTATCGTCAAGTCATCATGGATCATTACAAGAATCCAAGGAACCGTGGGTCAGTCGAAGGTAACCATCTATCCATTGATATGAACAATCCTACATGTGGGGATCGGATTCAATTACAGCTTCAAATTGAAGATGGTCATGTCAAGGATGCAAAATTTGATGGGGAGGGCTGTTCCATCAGTATGTCCTCTGCTTCTATGATGACGCAAACCATCAAAGGAAAGCCGGTAGAAAAAGCTTTAAAATTGTCTAGAATATTTTCTGATATGATGCAAGGAAAAGAGTATGATACAGAAGGCTTGGATTTGGGTGATTTGGAGGCTCTTCAAGGAGTAGCAAAATTCCCAGCACGAATTAAATGTGCGACGTTATGTTGGAAGGCTATGGAAAAGGGCGTTCACGAGAAGGAATAACGAAAAGGAGGTCATAGGAATGGCTAAAAAAGCTCCCGAAATTGGAGAATACAAATACGGGTTTCATGAGAGAGACGTGTCCATTTTCAAAACGGAACGCGGATTGACACCTGCTATTGTTGAGGAAATTTCTAAAATAAAAAATGAACCGCAGTGGATGTTAGATTTTCGTCTAAAATCATTGGAACATTTTTATAGTATGCCAATGCCTCAATGGGGTGGAGATCTTACAGGTTTAAACTTTGATGAGATCACTTATTACGTAAAACCATCTGAGAAATCAGAGAAATCTTGGGATGAGGTTCCAGAGGAGATCAAACGAACTTTTGATAAACTTGGAATTCCCGAAGCTGAACAAAAGTACTTGGCTGGGGTTTCTGCTCAATATGAATCTGAGGTAGTTTATCATAATATGAAAGAAGATCTTCATAAAATGGGAATCGTGTTTAAGGATACAGATTCTGCGCTTAAAGAAAACGAGGATTTATTTAGGGAGCATTTTGGTAAAACTATTCCACCATCAGATAACAAATTTGCTGCCCTAAACTCAGCTGTTTGGTCAGGTGGATCTTTTATCTATGTACCAAAGGGAGTAAAAACAGACACTCCGCTGCAAGCATACTTCCGTATTAATTCTGAGAATATGGGGCAGTTTGAGCGTACGTTAATCATTGTGGATGAAGATGCATCCGTACACTATGTTGAGGGATGTACAGCTCCAGTTTATACAACAAACTCGCTCCACAGTGCAGTTGTTGAAATCATTATTAAAAAAGGTGGATACTGCCGTTATACTACCATCCAAAACTGGGCAAATAACGTATTTAACCTAGTAACAAAGCGTGCTGTCTGTGAAGCAAACGCTACAATGGAATGGGTAGATGGGAATATTGGTTCTAAATTAACCATGAAATATCCAGCTGTTATTCTTAAAGGTGAAGGTGCTCGTGGCATGACATTGTCCATTGCTATTGCTGGTAAGGGGCAACATCAAGACGCTGGAGCAAAAATGCTTCACTTAGCTCCAAACACATCTTCTACTATTGTTTCTAAGTCCATCTCTAAGCATGGTGGCAAAGTAACATACCGTGGAATCGTTCAATTTGGACGAAAAGCTGATGGCGCACGTTCTAATATCGAGTGTGATACGTTAATTATGGATAATAAATCTACTTCAGATACGATCCCATATAATGAAATCCTTAATGATAATATTTCTTTGGAGCATGAAGCCAGAGTATCTAAGGTATCAGAAGAGCAATTGTTCTACCTCATGAGCCGTGGATTAACGCAAGAAGAAGCAACAGAGATGATCGTAATGGGCTTCATCGAACCATTTACAAAAGAACTTCCAATGGAATATGCGGTTGAAATGAACCGCTTAATCAAGTTCGAGATGGAAGGTTCTATTGGTTAAAAATTAAAAACCCTTGATGTGACGGGGTTTAACAAATGATATGATGATGTTTAAAACGGGGTCGTGCCGATTTTGTGCCGATCCCGTTTTATCTTTTGGTGTAGGAAGAGAATTTTTTGAGTTCTTCTTCATTTTTTTCAGTGATATCCAGGTATGTGTCAGCCGTTGTTTTGATCGTTTTGTGGCCTAACCGCTTGAATACATATTTTATGCTTGCTCCTGATTCTAAAAGTAGCACTGCATGAGTATGTCTGAATCCATGAGTGCCTTTGTAAGGTACTTTTGCTTTTTTGCAATACTCTTTAATAGTGTCTCGAATGGTTGATGGAGTTAGATAGTTACCCAAGTAATTCTGAAAGATAATACCATCTTCATTTTGTCTAAACGATTTGTACTTTAGAATGACCTGGTGTTGTTCTAACTTAAACTTTTTAAGCTCTTTCAACAGAACCTCATCAAGTGTAATGGTTCGATAGGACGATGTGTTTTTTAATGATGTGAGTTTAACATTGTTGTTATCGTCCCTGCTGGTTTGCCTTTCTACTGTTAATTTATTTCCTTCAATATCAGTCCATCGTAAAGCCAGAGCTTCGCTGATCCTTAATCCGGTTTGACTCAAAAAATACATGAGCATGTAGTATAATCGATACTCAGAAAATCGTTGGTGTCTGTATGTCTCCATGAAGTCTAATAGTTGATTCAATTCTTCCAGGGAGAAATATTTGATTTCCTTTTTGATTTCAACTTTATCCTTTACTGGAATTCTTAGTTTAGATGTTGGATCCTTATCTAAGATTTTAGAAAAGAAATAGCCCCACAAATGTGAGGGCTATTTCTTATTTAATAACCTGCCTCTTTTAATAACTGGTATAGGATATTAGGGTTAATACCATCTTGTATATAAGGATTGGTGGTCACTCTCCCATATATGTTTCCATTAAGATCATATATGATTGGTGGGTTTTGAGAATATTCATTAAATGCACTGTATGTCGCATACGGGCTTCCATAAGTACCATATTCATTCCATATACTATTACTACGATAAGGGCTTCCGTATGCCCCATATTCGTTGAAGATACTTTCACTATCATATTTATTAGTTGTCAGTTTTCCCAAATAAGTACCTTTATGATTATCTGCAATAAGAATTAAAGTAGTTTGATAGTTTGGTTGTGTGGGAGTTATTGGCAAAGTTGCTGAAACAACATTACTAAAATCAGACTCAACCCCGTTTTTTACTGCAGTAACTTTATAGTACCAAGTCTCTCCAGGGTTTACTCCGGTGTGAATTGCCCCTACTTCAAACTTAGCCTTACTGTTACTATTTTCTAAAAAAGGTAAGTATGCGCCTTCCATTGAATAATTAAAATATACGTGATAGTAGTCAACATTTTGGTCAATAATCCAATTCACTTTAACTTGATCATTAGATGCTAGTGCAACTACCCCTTCTGGAGGAGGGACTATTTTTATATTTGTATCAGTATTGCTTGTATTTATGGTTACTGTTTTTGTGTCTTGTATCCATCCGACTTTTGCTCCTAAAGATTCACCTATAAATCTTATTGGTACAAGCGTCCTTCCGTTTAGTGCAATTGCTGGTACATCCAATAAATATTGCACCCCATTAATTTTTGCTTCTTTTGAATTAAGGGTTAATTCAATTGTTGTAGAACCTTTATGTGCGGTAACCTTTTTCTGTTCTTGGTTCCATTCAACGGTAGCTCCAAGACTTTCAAAAACCCCCCTTAATGGAACAAGTGTTCTTTGATCTTTAACAATCGGTGGTTGATCATATTGCTGCTTTTCGCCATTAATTACGATAGAAATCTCTTCATTGGCAAAGACGTTTTCTTGAAAGACAAAAAAACCACTTAAGAAAAACAATAATACTAATAATACCTTCTTTTTTGAAGTATGCATTAACATTCACCGCCCTTATTTTGTATTTATAAACTTTTAATAGATTCTTAATGTTGTTTCCTAAAATTTTGTTCTTCTTTTATTTTAACATTATTTCTTCTAAATATTTCCTATAATTAATTTTATTCATATGCTCCCTCAGTCTTTATATAAGTTATCATGCTTGGGAACCTTTCATCCGCACTTTCCCTCGAGTATTCCGATCCATCATCCAAACTATCAAGGGCTAAACTCACAGGGTCCTGCTTAATTTTCCCCATTCGTATTTATGCATCAAAACACCAAAGTCATCCTTTGACATTGGTTCAAATTCATCCATTAATTCAATGATTTTTATAATCTTATTACGAGCGTCTTTTATCGTATAGTCCGATTGTTCATCTATTAAATAAATTGCCAAAGATAATAGCTTTCCCATTGCTTTATTTCAGTCGTAATTCTCATGTAATTCCTCAAGATCCATCCTCAATCACTTCCTCTAAGAGTTCTTTGATGTCCTTATCTAATAACGCAGCTAATGTAGCAAGTGTAGTAGCTGGAATAGGTGTATATCCTCTAAGATATCTCTTAACTGTGTTCTTATGTACTTTTAATTCTTCTGCTATATAATCCATTACAAATTTTTTCTTAATCAATTCTTCAGCATATTCACCTTTAAATCTATACTTTTTCGCCATTTATATCACCCTTGTTACTAATTCTATTCAAATTTGTTTTATCCTCTAATCAATTAAGGTTAAAATAGTGACCAAATTTGGTCATATTATGAAACCATAGCCCATAGCATTTAT comes from Bacillaceae bacterium S4-13-56 and encodes:
- the sufB gene encoding Fe-S cluster assembly protein SufB; translated protein: MAKKAPEIGEYKYGFHERDVSIFKTERGLTPAIVEEISKIKNEPQWMLDFRLKSLEHFYSMPMPQWGGDLTGLNFDEITYYVKPSEKSEKSWDEVPEEIKRTFDKLGIPEAEQKYLAGVSAQYESEVVYHNMKEDLHKMGIVFKDTDSALKENEDLFREHFGKTIPPSDNKFAALNSAVWSGGSFIYVPKGVKTDTPLQAYFRINSENMGQFERTLIIVDEDASVHYVEGCTAPVYTTNSLHSAVVEIIIKKGGYCRYTTIQNWANNVFNLVTKRAVCEANATMEWVDGNIGSKLTMKYPAVILKGEGARGMTLSIAIAGKGQHQDAGAKMLHLAPNTSSTIVSKSISKHGGKVTYRGIVQFGRKADGARSNIECDTLIMDNKSTSDTIPYNEILNDNISLEHEARVSKVSEEQLFYLMSRGLTQEEATEMIVMGFIEPFTKELPMEYAVEMNRLIKFEMEGSIG
- a CDS encoding cysteine desulfurase, with amino-acid sequence MDIKGIKEQFPILNQEVNGHPLVYLDSAATSQKPLKVIEAIETYYKEYNSNVHRGVHTLGTRATDGYEKSREKVRAFIGAKHVEEIIFTRGTTTSINTVAYSYARANLKEGDEIVITPMEHHSNIIPWQQAAKATGATLKYIPLQEDGTITLKDAEGVITSNTKIVAMMQVSNVLGTVNPVKEIAEIAHRNGAVLLVDGAQSTPHMRINVQELDCDFFAFSGHKMCGPTGIGVLYGKKALLEKMEPVEFGGEMIDFVELYDSTWKELPWKFEGGTPIIAGAIGLGATIDFLEEIGLDHILDHEKKLTAYAMAELQTIPDLTIYGPKERAGLVTFNLADVHPHDVATVLDAEGIAVRAGHHCAQPLMKWLKVSSTARASFYLYNTEEDIDRLVEGLKKTKEYFSDVF
- a CDS encoding SUF system NifU family Fe-S cluster assembly protein, which gives rise to MSFNNLDTLYRQVIMDHYKNPRNRGSVEGNHLSIDMNNPTCGDRIQLQLQIEDGHVKDAKFDGEGCSISMSSASMMTQTIKGKPVEKALKLSRIFSDMMQGKEYDTEGLDLGDLEALQGVAKFPARIKCATLCWKAMEKGVHEKE
- a CDS encoding site-specific integrase translates to MWGYFFSKILDKDPTSKLRIPVKDKVEIKKEIKYFSLEELNQLLDFMETYRHQRFSEYRLYYMLMYFLSQTGLRISEALALRWTDIEGNKLTVERQTSRDDNNNVKLTSLKNTSSYRTITLDEVLLKELKKFKLEQHQVILKYKSFRQNEDGIIFQNYLGNYLTPSTIRDTIKEYCKKAKVPYKGTHGFRHTHAVLLLESGASIKYVFKRLGHKTIKTTADTYLDITEKNEEELKKFSSYTKR
- the sufD gene encoding Fe-S cluster assembly protein SufD, yielding MSVETVLPYEKSYVESFSTGRGEPRWMTSLRQQAIEKAEQLALPKPEKTKITDWNFSRFKHYVEGQSVQSFDDLPAEIQGLLSKDDFAKANLFIQRNHTAAYLSLSDDLKNKGVIFTDMATALKEHSDLVQRYYMKETVSYDEHRLTALHAALMNGGAFVYIPKNVEVEKPLQSIFWQEDPQAALFNHVIIVAEEGSSVTYVENYISFNNEEEAFANIVTEVIAHDQAKVSYGAVDNFSKGTTTYVNRRGNAHRDARIEWSLGLMNDGNTVSENVTHLLGDNSSADAKSVSVGRGNQKQNFVSNIIHFGKHSDGYILQHGVMKDSASSIFNGIGKIEHGATKSSAEQESRVLMLSKDARGDANPILLIDEDDVSAGHAASVGRVDPVQLYYLMSRGITKQEAERLVIHGFLAPVVDQLPIESVKSQLKEVIERKVR